In the Acropora muricata isolate sample 2 chromosome 1, ASM3666990v1, whole genome shotgun sequence genome, one interval contains:
- the LOC136916014 gene encoding uncharacterized protein yields MRVAQAVTPLTLLTVFLPVSVFTKICHRLNPSLFQRCLKLGYNHTALLPEKNASQENIIASNLERDTKQFEKCSEYLDIIMCAIFVPKCEEENYSPILPCRQVCVDFVKDCEAKVTNEKLEWIKGLCRLLPARRSNNTDCLEPANYNPGDNSIPLIQNCTKLQMSSCSYLGYSSTTQGPDMQFILDHVLKRKFSNFENNSACLSTLKKIYCAEFAPPCFSEDGEDIVLRTVCKHDCEGVKKECPKLYREHFGEQSYCEQMATEKSDLKGFCKLTRWPTVVRWPSHQGHVSTGPAAVPSTSVLYSSPSAPSSNSFSPGPLPLSTNVPTSGVVIIVSSAIALMSIIGITTALVLRKKQRLHFQGTTAMGYRYHVNDTGETVTSSAT; encoded by the exons ATGAGAGTCGCTCAAGCAGTTACTCCTCTCACTCTTCTTACGGTATTTCTACCGGTCAGTGTTTTTACCAAGATATGCCACCGCTTAAACCCTTCGTTATTTCAAAGGTGCCTCAAACTTGGCTACAACCACACGGCGCTTTTACCGGAAAAAAATGCTTCTCAAGAAAATATAATTGCAAGTAATTTGGAACGGGATACAAAACAATTCGAAAAGTGCTCAGAATATCTAGATATTATAATGTGTGCAATATTTGTTCCTAAATGCGAGGAAGAAAACTACAGTCCTATACTGCCATGTAGACAGGTTTGTGTCGATTTCGTCAAAGATTGTGAAGCCAAAGTGACTAATGAAAAACTCGAGTGGATTAAAGGTCTCTGTCGGCTACTACCTGCAAGGAGGAGCAACAATACCGACTGCCTCGAACCGGCAAATTACAATCCTGGTGACAATTCAA TTCCACTAATTCAGAACTGCACCAAGCTTCAAATGTCTTCTTGTTCTTATCTTGGTTACTCTTCTACCACTCAAGGTCCGGATATGCAGTTTATACTTGATCACGTGCTCAAAagaaaattcagtaattttgaaaataattctgcCTGTCTTTCAACGCTGAAAAAAATTTACTGCGCTGAGTTTGCTCCGCCTTGTTTCTCTGAGGATGGAGAGGATATCGTCCTTCGCACAGTATGCAAGCATGATTGTGAAGGCGTGAAGAAGGAATGTCCAAAGCTGTACAGAGAACACTTTGGCGAACAGAGTTACTGTGAACAAATGGCAACCGAAAAGAGTGATTTGAAAGGATTCTGTAAACTAACAAGATGGCCGACGGTAGTTCGATGGCCCTCACACCAAGGCCACGTCAGTACAG gaCCAGCAGCTGTTCCCAGCACATCAGTCCTTTACTCGTCGCCTTCTGCACCTTCTAGTAATTCCTTTAGTCCTGGCCCACTTCCATTGAGTACCAACGTTCCCACATCAGGAGTCGTCATCATAGTGTCTTCGGCTATCGCTTTGATGTCAATCATTGGTATAACCACTGCGCTTGTTTTACGAAAAAAACAGCGTTTACACTTTCAAGGGACGACAGCTATGGGTTATCGATACCACGTAAACGATACAGGAGAAACTGTTACGTCATCTGCGACGTGA